One part of the Mya arenaria isolate MELC-2E11 chromosome 3, ASM2691426v1 genome encodes these proteins:
- the LOC128226221 gene encoding uncharacterized protein LOC128226221: MVLKVFLICLVTCAVGVLTAPGGNSAGSTVDLCSLPVHNTLPVTGTCNFNSDKCGYSFPPSLWHIHSENFGSLIYGKVSGDDHGQSQSFALFQSNDPKESNSTGDVVSGIHSPTITTQHACLSFWFLMPNQNSKLEVYLRTVADNSSRLIYSYKYQPASQWRQIRMQIDSNQQFQLDFMSVKENIYGYVGLDHVEVLIEKVKTTSPPPTTTTSPPPPTTTGPPPTTTTSPPPTTTTSPPTTTTTTTKTTSQSPPPTTTTSPSPPPPTTTLPSPHPTTTTTSPRTTTTSPTSPSTSLKTLATPTTPETTTAGQCDCKCPSVSTVCASDVISTTAAPIPTLCDRPAEQLSVHSRYSCSFDTDLCAFTLPIYPHLWEWTHFRYGNAASGEISGDSSSDGTGGYMVFNTDNNHVQNGTTHVLESPTLLAFTEYCLSFRFNLPTNVSSFHVFLNDVTNGSRTLVYSRSQLATAGWTLAKVFIQGSADFTVQFESRKTAEAGYLGLDDIKISILKPRVKRSEWQINNASPADDNVQGVRNADQADDTCSCTCPTVRVIDCDVTTAKMQFHSCSELTGAVLEKKMSCNFDVGTSCDFNIPMYPHLWELVRYRYGNESVGVVPGDASSYDGNGMYAAFTTNDFHVPIGEGGEMTSPMFRSTPGRFCLSFMYNMPTGAAKLSIYVISGGGRRLVWEEARHETVGWTEAAVVLDNKEAFEIAFYSEKSGLDSYFAVDDIRLYSNISVNA; the protein is encoded by the exons GTGCGGTTGGGGTCCTGACGGCGCCTGGTGGCAACAGCGCGGGTAGCACGGTAGACCTATGTTCACTACCGGTCCACAACACACTGCCGGTCACCGGCACGTGCAACTTCAACTCGGACAAATGCGGTTATTCCTTTCCGCCATCTCTCTGGCACATACATTCGGAAAACTTTGGCAGTCTCATTTACGGCAAAGTGTCGGGCGATGACCACG GTCAGAGTCAGTCGTTTGCGTTGTTCCAATCTAACGACCCGAAAGAGAGTAACAGTACGGGGGATGTGGTCAGCGGCATCCATAGCCCCACCATTACCACACAGCATGCCTGTCTCAGCTTCTG gTTTCTGATGCCGAACCAAAACTCCAAATTAGAGGTGTACCTTCGGACGGTAGCAGACAACAGTTCAAGACTTATCTACAGCTACAAGTACCAGCCGGCGTCTCAGTGGCGTCAGATTCGTATGCAGATTGATAGCAACCAGCAATTCCAG CTGGATTTTATGTCtgtgaaagaaaacatatacgGGTACGTCGGACTAGACCATGTCGAAGTCCTGATTG aaaaagttaaaacaacTAGTCCACCGCCAACAACTACGACCAGTCCACCtccaccaacaacaacaggtcCACCTCCAACAACTACGACCAGTCCACCCCCAACAACTACGACCAGTCCacctacaacaacaacaacaacaactaaaacaaCCAGTCAATCTCCACCTCCGACAACTACAACAAGTCCATCTCCACCTCCGCCTACTACAACTCTTCCATCTCCACAtccaacaactacaacaacttCACCTCGGACAACTACTACCAGTCCCACTTCACCTTCGACAAGTCTTAAGACGCTTGCAACGCCCACAACGCCAGAAACAACAACTG CAGGACAATGTGATTGCAAGTGTCCATCTGTATCCACAGTCTGTGCCAGTGACGTGATATCCACGACAG CGGCCCCCATTCCAACCCTTTGTGACCGACCCGCCGAACAACTGTCGGTCCACAGCCGTTACAGCTGCAGTTTCGATACAGACCTTTGTGCCTTCACACTTCCGATTTACCCACATCTATGGGAGTGGACACATTTTCGGTACGGCAACGCCGCATCCGGGGAGATAAGCGGGGACAGCTCTTCAG ACGGCACGGGTGGGTACATGGTTTTCAACACGGACAACAATCACGTGCAGAACGGCACGACGCACGTGCTCGAGTCACCTACGTTGTTGGCCTTCACCGAGTACTGTCTCTCCTTCCGGTTCAACTTACCCACCAACGTCTCGAGCTTTCACGTGTTCTTGAATGACGTCACCAATGGAAGTCGGACGCTTGTGTATAGCAGAAGTCAACTTGCAACCGCTGGGTGGACGCTAGCTAAAGTGTTCATTCAAGGATCGGCAGATTTTACG GTTCAGTTTGAAAGCAGAAAAACGGCTGAAGCGGGGTACCTTGGCCTGGATGACATTAAGATTTCTATTT TAAAGCCTCGTGTGAAAAGGTCAGAATGGCAAATAAATAATGCTAGCCCAGCAGACGACAATGTACAAGGAGTCAGGAATGCCGACCAAGCAGACGACACCTGCTCATGCACGTGCCCAACTGTACGGGTGATCGACTGTGATGTCACCACGGCAAAAATGCAGT TCCATTCCTGCTCAGAGCTGACAGGCGCTGTGCTTGAAAAGAAAATGTCGTGTAATTTTGACGTAGGAACGTCATGTGACTTCAATATTCCGATGTACCCCCACTTATGGGAGCTGGTGCGTTATCGCTATGGTAACGAGAGTGTCGGGGTGGTACCAGGGGACGCGTCTTCATATG ATGGTAATGGAATGTATGCTGCGTTCACAACTAACGACTTCCACGTGCCAATAGGCGAGGGAGGAGAAATGACCTCACCAATGTTTAG gTCAACACCCGGTCGTTTTTGTTTGAGCTTCATGTACAACATGCCGACAGGCGCCGCCAAACTATCCATATACGTCATTTCCGGAGGCGGCAGAAGGCTGGTGTGGGAGGAAGCCAGGCACGAGACAGTCGGCTGGACGGAGGCCGCCGTGGTCTTGGATAACAAGGAGGCGTTCGAA